A genomic region of Vicinamibacterales bacterium contains the following coding sequences:
- a CDS encoding pyridoxine 5'-phosphate synthase yields the protein MIRLSVNVNKVATVRNSRGGTEPSVVEAVRVAVEAGAPGITVHPRADRRHITPEDVRAIAGVLAPLRGRIEYNIEGDPRPDLLAMVHEVRPDQCTLVPVKPGEITSQAGWAPEAADAVLEAAIRDMRTAGIRVSLFVDPEPEAVLMAADLGADRVELYTEPFARAFERGPEPAAEAFARYVAAARAAHGRGLGVNAGHDLDLRNLPLFRTLPHLDEVSIGHALISHALFVGLDAAVRDYLAAVGASR from the coding sequence ATGATTCGCCTCTCCGTCAACGTGAACAAGGTGGCGACCGTCCGGAACTCCCGTGGCGGAACGGAGCCGTCGGTCGTGGAGGCCGTCCGCGTCGCGGTCGAGGCCGGCGCCCCAGGCATCACCGTGCACCCGCGGGCCGACCGGCGCCACATCACGCCGGAGGACGTCCGCGCCATCGCCGGCGTGCTCGCTCCCCTCCGCGGGCGGATCGAATACAACATCGAAGGCGATCCCCGGCCCGACCTCCTCGCGATGGTCCACGAGGTGCGGCCCGACCAGTGCACGCTGGTTCCCGTCAAGCCGGGGGAGATCACGAGCCAGGCCGGCTGGGCGCCCGAGGCCGCGGATGCCGTCCTGGAGGCAGCCATCCGCGACATGCGAACGGCGGGCATCCGCGTCAGCCTGTTCGTCGACCCCGAACCGGAGGCCGTCCTGATGGCGGCCGATCTCGGGGCCGATCGCGTGGAACTCTACACGGAGCCGTTCGCGCGCGCGTTCGAACGAGGCCCCGAGCCCGCCGCGGAGGCCTTCGCGCGGTACGTCGCGGCGGCCCGCGCCGCGCACGGCCGGGGGCTCGGCGTGAACGCCGGGCACGACCTCGACCTCCGGAACCTCCCGCTCTTCCGGACGCTGCCACATCTCGACGAGGTGTCGATCGGCCACGCCCTCATCAGCCACGCGCTGTTCGTGGGCCTGGATGCCGCCGTGCGCGACTACCTGGCCGCCGTCGGGGCGTCCCGGTGA
- a CDS encoding alpha/beta fold hydrolase: MTAAAGLLAFAAAVGLATPAAAAGRGVQLRSLDGVALAATLYEAADPSAPGVVLVHMLTRSKDDWRGFAERLQAAGLAALAVDLRGHGGSGGDGRPAPAMAQDVAAAAAFLGGRPGGRRVAVVGASLGASLAVIAAADAPSIREVVLVSPAADYRGVRFDAALRKYGARPMLLVASTEDPYALRTVRALVADASGTREQQLSDVPSHGTALLERDPAAAAAVVDWLRRTLLF, encoded by the coding sequence GTGACGGCGGCAGCAGGCCTCCTCGCCTTCGCCGCCGCCGTCGGCCTGGCCACTCCGGCTGCGGCCGCCGGCCGAGGCGTCCAGCTCCGGTCGCTCGACGGCGTGGCCCTGGCCGCGACGTTGTACGAGGCCGCGGACCCGTCGGCGCCCGGCGTCGTGCTGGTCCACATGCTCACGCGGTCGAAGGACGACTGGCGGGGATTCGCCGAGCGGCTCCAGGCGGCCGGTCTCGCGGCCCTGGCGGTCGACCTCCGCGGACACGGCGGGTCGGGCGGCGACGGCCGGCCCGCGCCCGCGATGGCCCAGGACGTCGCGGCCGCGGCGGCGTTCCTCGGCGGCCGCCCGGGTGGCCGCCGCGTGGCGGTCGTCGGCGCCTCGCTCGGCGCGAGCCTCGCGGTCATCGCCGCGGCCGACGCCCCGTCCATCCGTGAGGTCGTGCTCGTCTCGCCGGCCGCCGACTACCGCGGCGTCCGGTTCGATGCCGCCCTCCGGAAATACGGCGCCCGTCCGATGCTGCTCGTCGCGAGCACCGAGGACCCCTACGCGCTCAGGACCGTGCGCGCCCTCGTCGCCGACGCGTCGGGGACCCGGGAACAGCAGCTGTCTGACGTCCCGTCGCACGGCACCGCCCTGCTCGAGCGCGATCCCGCCGCGGCGGCGGCAGTGGTGGACTGGCTCCGACGGACGTTGCTATTCTGA
- a CDS encoding tetratricopeptide repeat protein produces MRADSIAFAVSGMLFGVIVGWILASQQHASVPLAAPATAAAAPAANGSGRPPAAPLDEARARELTAAASNAPNDPSPRVQLGNLYFDAERYPEAVEWYEQALRLNPNDANVSTDLGVAYYYTDQADKAIAQFEQSLKVDPKHTKTMLNMGIVKAFGKQDLAGASAAWEQVIATAPNSPEAEAAKKALDGLKAAHPGGPAAGTGS; encoded by the coding sequence ATGCGCGCCGACTCCATCGCGTTCGCCGTCTCCGGGATGCTGTTCGGCGTGATCGTCGGCTGGATCCTCGCCAGCCAGCAGCACGCCAGCGTTCCGCTCGCCGCGCCGGCGACGGCCGCGGCGGCCCCTGCCGCGAACGGAAGCGGCCGTCCCCCGGCGGCTCCGCTGGACGAGGCGCGAGCGCGCGAGCTGACCGCGGCGGCGTCGAATGCCCCGAATGATCCTTCTCCCCGCGTGCAGCTCGGCAATCTCTACTTCGACGCCGAGCGCTATCCGGAAGCCGTCGAGTGGTACGAGCAGGCCCTCCGGCTGAACCCTAACGACGCGAACGTCTCCACCGACCTCGGCGTCGCCTACTACTACACCGATCAGGCCGACAAAGCGATCGCCCAGTTCGAGCAATCGCTGAAAGTCGACCCGAAGCACACCAAGACGATGCTGAACATGGGGATCGTCAAGGCGTTCGGGAAGCAGGACCTCGCGGGGGCGAGCGCCGCGTGGGAGCAGGTCATCGCCACGGCGCCGAACAGCCCGGAGGCCGAGGCAGCCAAGAAGGCGCTGGACGGCCTGAAGGCCGCGCATCCCGGCGGGCCGGCCGCGGGCACCGGTTCCTAG
- a CDS encoding class II aldolase/adducin family protein, producing MYPDEAQTRLDIVEVGRRLWVQGFVASNDGNISVRLGPDRLLTTPRSVSKGFMTPDMMVVTDLSGTKVSGARDASSELKMHLEVYRQRPDVGAVVHAHPATATGFAVAGVPLTRAVLAEVITTLGGIPIAEYATPSTAELPAAIREYIRAHDGLLLANHGALAVARDLFTAYYRMETIEHFARISLVARTLGREHVLSRDEVTRLQQLRGAYGISSPAPICQEPGEGPGADCQVVDAPDAAERLVPDMPTLPPVAAAGQPAAPLGSGGEIRLTYGQLTALIDEAVKRVR from the coding sequence ATGTACCCGGACGAAGCCCAGACGCGGCTCGACATCGTCGAGGTCGGACGCCGGCTCTGGGTTCAGGGCTTCGTCGCCTCGAACGACGGCAACATCAGCGTCCGCCTCGGCCCCGATCGGCTGCTGACCACGCCGCGGAGCGTTTCGAAGGGCTTCATGACGCCGGACATGATGGTCGTGACCGACCTGTCCGGGACCAAGGTGAGCGGCGCCCGCGACGCCTCGTCGGAGCTCAAGATGCACCTCGAGGTGTACCGCCAGCGGCCGGACGTCGGGGCCGTCGTGCACGCCCACCCCGCCACGGCCACCGGCTTCGCGGTGGCGGGCGTGCCCCTGACGCGCGCCGTCCTGGCGGAGGTGATCACGACGCTCGGCGGCATTCCCATCGCCGAGTACGCCACACCGTCCACGGCGGAACTGCCGGCCGCCATCCGCGAGTACATCCGGGCGCACGACGGGCTCCTGCTCGCCAACCACGGAGCCCTGGCCGTGGCCCGCGATCTCTTCACCGCCTACTACCGGATGGAGACGATCGAGCACTTCGCCCGGATCAGCCTCGTGGCGCGGACGCTCGGCCGGGAGCACGTGCTGTCGCGTGACGAGGTCACGCGGCTCCAGCAGCTGCGCGGCGCCTACGGCATCAGCTCGCCGGCGCCGATTTGCCAGGAACCGGGCGAGGGGCCCGGCGCCGACTGCCAGGTCGTCGACGCCCCGGACGCCGCCGAGCGGCTGGTGCCCGACATGCCCACCCTGCCGCCCGTCGCGGCGGCTGGCCAGCCGGCGGCCCCGCTCGGCAGCGGTGGAGAGATTCGGCTAACATACGGCCAGCTGACGGCGCTCATCGACGAAGCCGTCAAGCGCGTCCGATAG
- the eutM gene encoding ethanolamine utilization microcompartment protein EutM has protein sequence MGEALGMVETKGLVAMIEAADAMVKAAKVTLVGWEKIGAGYVTAVVRGDVAAVKAATDAGAAAARRVGELVSVHVIPRPHSNLEDVLPIGKANAKG, from the coding sequence ATGGGCGAAGCGCTCGGAATGGTCGAAACGAAGGGTCTGGTCGCCATGATCGAAGCGGCGGACGCCATGGTCAAGGCGGCCAAGGTCACCCTCGTCGGCTGGGAGAAGATCGGCGCCGGCTACGTGACGGCAGTGGTCCGTGGGGACGTGGCCGCCGTGAAGGCCGCCACCGACGCCGGGGCCGCAGCGGCGCGGCGCGTGGGCGAGCTGGTGTCGGTTCACGTGATTCCGCGCCCGCACTCCAACCTCGAAGACGTGCTGCCGATCGGCAAGGCCAACGCCAAGGGCTAG
- a CDS encoding EutN/CcmL family microcompartment protein, with protein MLLARIVGTVVATRKDPRLVSNKLLLARPVNPDGKHEGNHLVAVDTVDAGVGETVLIVSGSSARMAAGMKDTPVDACVVGIVDHVDVPGGS; from the coding sequence ATGCTTCTCGCCCGAATCGTCGGCACCGTGGTCGCGACGCGGAAGGACCCGCGGCTGGTCAGCAACAAGCTCCTGCTGGCGCGTCCCGTGAACCCGGATGGCAAGCACGAGGGCAACCACCTCGTGGCCGTCGACACCGTCGATGCCGGAGTGGGCGAGACGGTCCTGATCGTGAGCGGCAGTTCCGCGCGCATGGCCGCCGGCATGAAGGACACGCCGGTCGATGCCTGCGTGGTCGGCATCGTCGATCACGTCGATGTGCCCGGCGGGTCCTGA
- a CDS encoding EutN/CcmL family microcompartment protein: MQIGRVIGDVVATRKDPAYTGVTLLVVQPLGPSREPIGRPLVAVDSVGAGVGEDVFFVRGKEASFPFHPTEIAADAGIVGILDHWTLGE; this comes from the coding sequence ATGCAGATCGGACGCGTCATCGGCGACGTGGTCGCCACCAGGAAAGACCCCGCCTACACGGGCGTCACGCTGCTGGTAGTGCAGCCGCTCGGGCCGTCGCGGGAGCCCATCGGACGGCCGCTCGTCGCCGTGGACAGCGTGGGCGCCGGCGTGGGCGAGGACGTCTTCTTCGTGCGCGGCAAGGAGGCGTCGTTCCCGTTCCACCCCACCGAGATCGCCGCCGATGCCGGTATCGTCGGCATCCTCGATCACTGGACGCTCGGCGAATGA
- a CDS encoding EutN/CcmL family microcompartment protein gives MILGRVIGQAVATVKRPQFEGAKLLLVQPETPDGAPVGPAVLAVDGVGAGVTERVLVVMEGRAAGEIVGRRLAPVDAAIVGIVDRVDLDDRSLDG, from the coding sequence ATGATCCTGGGGCGCGTGATCGGCCAGGCCGTCGCCACCGTGAAGCGGCCCCAGTTCGAGGGGGCGAAACTGCTCCTGGTGCAGCCCGAGACACCGGACGGCGCGCCCGTGGGCCCGGCCGTGCTCGCCGTGGACGGGGTGGGCGCCGGCGTGACCGAACGGGTGCTGGTGGTGATGGAGGGACGGGCCGCCGGCGAAATCGTGGGGCGCAGGCTGGCGCCGGTGGATGCCGCGATCGTCGGCATCGTGGACCGCGTCGACCTCGACGATCGGAGCCTCGACGGGTGA
- a CDS encoding D-glycerate dehydrogenase: MRPSALVTRRLPSAVLARLDAVCEMDLHAESAAMPREELLARAAGKDALVCMVTDGVDVELLDAAGPSLKIVANVAVGFNNVDLPACRARNVVVTNTPDVLTNACADFTWALVLALTRRLGEGEREVRGGRWRGWALDHLLGMELRGKQLGLVGMGRIARAVAAKAPAFGMTVAYTDPAVADAAGATAMPLDRLLATSDVVSLHVALTPQTKGLIDQKSLAKMRRSAYLINTSRGPVVDEAALAWALRERLIAGAALDVYEREPVVHPDLLGLENALLIPHLASATTETRTAMADLAVSNVLAVLDGRPALTPVP, from the coding sequence ATGAGACCGTCCGCCCTCGTCACCCGCCGCCTGCCGTCTGCGGTGCTCGCCCGCCTCGACGCGGTCTGTGAGATGGACCTCCACGCCGAGTCGGCGGCGATGCCTCGCGAGGAGCTGCTCGCCCGCGCGGCCGGCAAGGACGCCCTCGTGTGCATGGTCACGGACGGTGTGGACGTGGAGCTCCTCGACGCCGCGGGCCCGTCCCTGAAGATCGTCGCGAACGTCGCGGTCGGGTTCAACAACGTGGACCTACCCGCCTGCCGCGCGAGAAACGTCGTCGTCACCAACACGCCGGACGTCCTCACCAACGCCTGTGCCGACTTCACCTGGGCGCTCGTCCTTGCCCTCACCAGGCGGCTCGGGGAAGGCGAGCGCGAGGTGCGCGGCGGACGGTGGCGGGGGTGGGCCCTCGATCACCTGCTGGGCATGGAACTGCGCGGCAAACAGCTCGGCCTGGTCGGCATGGGCCGCATCGCGCGCGCCGTGGCGGCCAAGGCGCCGGCGTTCGGCATGACCGTCGCCTACACCGATCCCGCCGTGGCCGACGCTGCGGGCGCCACGGCCATGCCGCTCGACCGCCTGCTCGCGACCTCGGACGTGGTCTCGCTCCACGTCGCCCTGACGCCGCAGACCAAGGGCCTGATCGACCAGAAGTCGCTCGCCAAGATGCGCCGCTCGGCGTACCTCATCAACACCTCGCGCGGTCCGGTCGTGGACGAGGCGGCGCTGGCGTGGGCGCTCCGCGAGCGGCTGATCGCGGGCGCCGCGCTGGACGTCTACGAGCGCGAGCCCGTCGTGCACCCGGACCTGCTCGGCCTCGAGAACGCGCTGCTCATCCCGCACCTGGCGAGCGCCACGACCGAAACCCGCACCGCCATGGCGGATCTGGCCGTGTCCAACGTGCTGGCCGTGCTCGACGGCCGGCCGGCCCTGACCCCCGTTCCATGA
- the nth gene encoding endonuclease III — translation MTTRPKPAAPSQRLSSPPRVVVGRPEGARVERVLRELARQIDGMELPAIEKISESQKEDPFHVLIATLLSARTQDATTLAASTRLFRRARTPKAMAALTVREIEKLIYPVSFYRNKARHVKAACQRLLSAYGGRVPSSLDELVTLPGVGRKTATLVMILAFQSTQHICVDTHVHRISNRLGWVRTKLPEQTEQALYAATDARWWPYINLYLVTWGQNCCRPVYPRCGDCAIVAECPRLGVTVVGHSRKGAS, via the coding sequence ATGACCACGCGTCCGAAGCCGGCGGCCCCGTCGCAGCGCCTGTCGTCGCCGCCGCGGGTGGTGGTCGGCCGGCCCGAGGGCGCGCGCGTCGAGCGCGTGCTGCGCGAGCTCGCGCGTCAGATCGACGGCATGGAACTGCCGGCGATCGAGAAGATCTCCGAGTCGCAGAAGGAAGACCCCTTCCACGTCCTCATCGCGACGCTGCTGTCCGCGCGCACGCAGGACGCGACGACCCTCGCGGCCTCGACCCGCCTCTTCCGCCGCGCCCGCACGCCGAAGGCGATGGCGGCCCTCACGGTGCGCGAGATCGAGAAGCTCATCTACCCGGTGAGCTTCTACCGCAACAAGGCCCGGCACGTGAAGGCCGCGTGCCAGCGGCTGCTGAGCGCGTACGGCGGCCGCGTCCCGTCGTCGCTGGACGAGCTGGTCACGCTGCCAGGCGTGGGCCGGAAGACCGCCACGCTGGTCATGATCCTGGCGTTTCAAAGCACCCAGCACATCTGTGTCGATACGCACGTGCACCGAATCTCCAATCGCCTCGGCTGGGTGCGCACGAAGCTGCCCGAGCAGACCGAGCAGGCGCTGTACGCCGCGACCGACGCCCGGTGGTGGCCGTACATCAACCTCTACCTCGTGACGTGGGGGCAAAACTGCTGTCGTCCGGTGTACCCTCGCTGTGGCGACTGCGCGATCGTCGCCGAGTGCCCCAGGCTTGGAGTGACCGTCGTCGGCCACTCGAGAAAAGGAGCGTCCTGA
- a CDS encoding peptidylprolyl isomerase, translating into MVSRAFRLVPGLAVALLSAAAPAGAQAPAANAAGPVIVVETVKGTFEFETFPADAPKTVARIVELVKQRFYNGQRVHRVEKRPNPFVIQWGDPQTRDMTKKSAWGTRGSGKPIGVAETKRKHFKGAVAMAHAGDPAKADSQMYVTLADTPGTRALDGKYTVFGRVISGMDVVEKIEVDDRIIRMTVKP; encoded by the coding sequence ATGGTGTCCCGTGCTTTCCGGCTCGTGCCCGGCCTCGCCGTGGCCCTTCTCTCGGCCGCCGCGCCGGCGGGAGCGCAAGCGCCTGCCGCCAACGCGGCCGGCCCGGTGATCGTCGTCGAGACCGTCAAGGGCACCTTCGAGTTCGAGACCTTTCCCGCCGACGCCCCGAAGACGGTGGCCCGGATCGTGGAGCTCGTGAAGCAGCGCTTCTACAACGGCCAGCGCGTGCACCGCGTGGAGAAGCGGCCCAACCCCTTCGTCATCCAGTGGGGCGACCCGCAGACGCGCGACATGACGAAGAAGTCGGCCTGGGGCACCCGCGGCAGCGGCAAGCCCATCGGCGTGGCCGAGACCAAGCGCAAGCACTTCAAGGGCGCCGTGGCGATGGCGCACGCGGGCGATCCGGCCAAGGCCGACAGCCAGATGTACGTCACGCTCGCCGATACGCCGGGCACGCGGGCGCTCGACGGGAAGTACACGGTGTTCGGTCGCGTGATCTCGGGGATGGACGTCGTCGAGAAGATCGAGGTCGACGACCGCATCATCCGGATGACCGTCAAGCCCTAG
- a CDS encoding DUF72 domain-containing protein — MSLRIGTSGWSYPGGRGTWNGVFYPAKEARPRGFDELEFYARWFDVVEVNSTFYGQPRASVTRRWAERTPATFEFAVKLFQKFTHPSMFLEAVAASAPGTPEAALAAAGDVRRADVDEFKAGIEPLAEAGKLGAVLVQFPPSFTASAEGVDYLGWLLRTFGDYAVAVELRHKSWSDSAEDTAALLTAYGAAWVLIDEPKFRFSIRQNWTAAPAEGPESGLAYVRFHGRNAAEWWRHAAAEDRYNYLYSAAELAPMGQAVSTMAAQAKKAYLFFNNHFSAQGVANAVQLRRQLGDPPPEPLPPALLARFPWLDGPPRA, encoded by the coding sequence ATGAGCCTGCGGATCGGCACGTCCGGCTGGAGCTATCCGGGCGGCCGAGGCACGTGGAACGGGGTCTTCTACCCGGCGAAGGAGGCCCGGCCCCGCGGGTTCGACGAACTGGAGTTCTACGCGCGCTGGTTCGACGTCGTCGAGGTCAACTCGACCTTCTACGGGCAGCCGCGCGCGTCGGTGACCCGCCGCTGGGCGGAGCGCACGCCCGCCACCTTCGAGTTCGCCGTCAAGCTCTTCCAGAAGTTCACGCACCCGTCGATGTTCCTGGAGGCCGTGGCCGCCTCGGCGCCCGGCACGCCGGAGGCGGCGCTGGCCGCCGCCGGAGACGTCCGTCGGGCCGACGTCGACGAATTCAAGGCCGGCATCGAGCCCCTCGCCGAGGCCGGGAAGCTGGGCGCCGTCCTCGTGCAGTTTCCGCCCAGCTTCACAGCGAGTGCCGAGGGCGTGGACTACCTGGGCTGGCTGCTGCGGACGTTCGGTGACTACGCCGTGGCGGTCGAGTTGCGACACAAGTCGTGGAGCGACAGCGCCGAGGACACCGCGGCCCTGTTGACGGCCTACGGCGCGGCGTGGGTGCTCATCGATGAGCCGAAGTTCCGGTTCTCGATCCGCCAGAACTGGACGGCGGCGCCCGCGGAGGGACCGGAGAGCGGACTCGCCTACGTCCGATTCCACGGGCGCAACGCCGCGGAGTGGTGGCGACACGCGGCCGCCGAGGATCGCTACAACTACCTGTACTCGGCCGCCGAGCTCGCGCCGATGGGCCAGGCGGTGTCCACGATGGCCGCACAGGCGAAGAAGGCTTATCTCTTCTTCAACAACCACTTCTCGGCGCAGGGCGTCGCCAATGCCGTGCAACTGCGCCGGCAGCTCGGCGATCCGCCGCCGGAGCCCCTGCCGCCCGCCCTCCTCGCCCGTTTTCCGTGGCTGGACGGGCCGCCTAGGGCTTGA
- a CDS encoding ArsC/Spx/MgsR family protein produces the protein MALDERDINKTPPTRAFLEEHVDAKDFLRFVSTRSPVFKTRPLPRSKKEAIDLMVAQPNLIKRPILIHGRQVIFGYDKDAYAKVR, from the coding sequence GTGGCCCTCGACGAACGCGACATCAACAAGACGCCGCCGACGCGAGCCTTCCTCGAAGAGCACGTGGACGCGAAGGACTTCCTGCGCTTCGTCAGCACGCGCAGCCCGGTCTTCAAGACCCGCCCCCTGCCGCGCTCGAAAAAAGAGGCCATCGACCTCATGGTCGCGCAGCCGAACCTCATCAAGCGCCCGATTCTCATACACGGCCGGCAGGTGATCTTCGGCTACGACAAGGACGCGTACGCGAAAGTCCGATGA
- a CDS encoding radical SAM protein produces the protein MLTVNEIFHSIQGESSFAGLPCVFVRLTACDLRCVWCDSPYAFHEGRKMTIDEIVAEVLQYGCGLVEMTGGEPLLQKDVYPLMERLHAAGLRVLIETGGHRSIEHVPAWATVVMDVKCPGSGEAARHDAANFGRLRPHDEVKFVVADRNDYEFAKDVIAREGLASRAAAVLLSPVHGRLDPRVLAEWALADRLPVRLQVQLHKYLWGADTRGV, from the coding sequence ATGCTGACCGTCAACGAGATCTTCCACTCCATCCAGGGCGAATCCAGTTTCGCTGGGCTGCCGTGCGTGTTCGTCCGCCTCACGGCCTGCGACCTGCGCTGCGTCTGGTGCGACAGCCCGTATGCCTTCCACGAGGGGCGGAAGATGACGATCGACGAGATCGTCGCCGAGGTCCTGCAATACGGGTGCGGCCTGGTGGAGATGACGGGCGGCGAGCCGCTCCTGCAGAAGGACGTGTATCCGCTGATGGAGCGCCTGCACGCCGCCGGTTTGCGGGTGCTGATCGAGACCGGCGGCCATCGCAGCATCGAGCACGTGCCCGCCTGGGCCACCGTCGTGATGGACGTGAAGTGCCCCGGCAGCGGCGAGGCGGCCAGGCACGACGCCGCGAACTTCGGCCGCCTGCGCCCCCACGACGAGGTGAAGTTCGTCGTCGCCGACCGGAACGACTACGAGTTCGCCAAGGACGTGATCGCGCGCGAGGGGCTGGCGTCGCGCGCGGCTGCGGTGCTCCTGTCGCCCGTGCACGGCCGCCTGGATCCGCGGGTGCTCGCCGAGTGGGCGCTGGCGGACCGGCTCCCCGTCCGGCTCCAGGTCCAACTCCACAAGTACCTGTGGGGCGCCGACACGCGGGGCGTCTGA
- a CDS encoding GGDEF domain-containing protein: protein MTDRMLESLSASPLFDRVTPAVKRRLVESAATRRLAAGDRLLVTGELNVSLFVIVDGAVDVVLPGLDAPHVRLGQGECVGELSIIDGQPVSADVVAVQPTTVLELDYAQVWVLIDSSAVFARNLLRVLAGRVRHDHAVIAESSDERRRFERLSMIDGLTTLHNRRWFDEMFPLQVVRLLREGRVGALMMADVDRFKDLNDRYGHAVGDAALRRIGRAILTGLRPGDLLARYGGEEFAILVADVDGSAAADVANRLRRLVSGGGSEGAPACTMSVGIASLQPGETFEALVGRADAALFRAKDAGRDRASL from the coding sequence ATGACGGACCGGATGCTGGAGAGCCTGTCGGCCTCGCCGCTCTTCGACAGGGTGACGCCTGCCGTGAAGCGGCGGCTCGTCGAGTCGGCGGCGACCCGCCGCCTGGCCGCCGGGGACAGGCTCCTCGTCACCGGTGAGCTGAACGTGTCGCTCTTCGTGATCGTCGACGGCGCCGTGGACGTGGTGCTGCCGGGCCTCGACGCGCCGCACGTGCGGCTCGGCCAGGGCGAATGCGTGGGGGAACTGTCGATCATCGACGGCCAGCCCGTCTCGGCCGACGTCGTGGCCGTCCAGCCCACGACGGTCCTGGAGCTCGACTACGCGCAGGTCTGGGTGCTGATCGACTCGAGCGCCGTGTTCGCGCGAAACCTGCTGCGGGTGCTCGCCGGCCGCGTCCGGCACGACCACGCCGTCATCGCCGAGTCGAGCGACGAGCGCCGGCGGTTCGAGCGCCTGTCGATGATCGACGGGCTGACGACGCTGCACAACCGCCGCTGGTTCGACGAGATGTTCCCTCTGCAGGTGGTCCGGCTGCTGCGCGAAGGCCGGGTCGGCGCGCTGATGATGGCCGACGTGGACCGCTTCAAGGATCTGAACGACCGCTACGGACACGCGGTGGGCGACGCGGCGCTGCGCCGGATTGGCCGCGCCATCCTCACGGGCCTCCGTCCCGGCGACCTGCTGGCGCGGTACGGCGGGGAGGAGTTCGCCATCCTGGTCGCTGACGTGGACGGCTCCGCGGCCGCCGACGTCGCCAACAGGCTCCGGCGGCTCGTGAGCGGAGGCGGCTCCGAGGGTGCGCCGGCGTGCACCATGTCGGTGGGCATCGCGAGTCTCCAGCCGGGCGAGACGTTCGAGGCGCTGGTGGGCCGCGCCGATGCGGCGCTCTTCAGGGCCAAGGACGCCGGGCGCGACCGCGCCAGTCTCTGA
- the queC gene encoding 7-cyano-7-deazaguanine synthase QueC, producing the protein MPPAVVLLSGGLDSYTAAAVARQDGFALYALTVRYGQRHAQELQAARRVAAALGVERHLEIGVDLAGMGGSALTADIPVPKDAPIDPASIPATYVPARNTVFLSLALAWAEVVGAADLVIGVNALDYSGYPDCRPEFVRAFEGLAGLATKAGVEGTAFRVHTPLIALSKAEIVRLGLSLGLDYGLTHSCYDPVADGRPCGRCDSCRLRAAGFAAAGAADPLVLPPPS; encoded by the coding sequence ATGCCGCCTGCCGTGGTCCTCCTGAGCGGAGGGCTCGACTCCTATACCGCCGCCGCCGTTGCCCGGCAGGACGGCTTCGCGCTGTATGCACTCACCGTTCGCTACGGGCAGCGGCATGCCCAGGAACTGCAGGCGGCGCGACGGGTCGCCGCGGCGCTCGGGGTCGAGCGCCACCTGGAAATCGGCGTGGACCTCGCCGGCATGGGCGGCTCCGCGCTGACCGCCGACATTCCGGTGCCGAAAGACGCGCCGATCGATCCCGCGTCGATTCCCGCCACCTACGTGCCGGCACGCAACACCGTCTTCCTGTCACTGGCCCTCGCCTGGGCCGAGGTCGTCGGCGCCGCCGATCTCGTGATCGGCGTGAACGCCCTGGACTACTCCGGCTACCCGGATTGCCGGCCCGAGTTCGTCCGCGCGTTCGAAGGACTCGCCGGGCTGGCGACGAAAGCGGGCGTGGAAGGCACCGCCTTCCGCGTCCACACGCCCCTCATCGCGTTGTCGAAGGCCGAGATCGTCAGGCTCGGCCTGTCGCTGGGCCTCGACTACGGACTGACCCACAGCTGCTACGATCCCGTCGCCGACGGCCGCCCGTGCGGGCGGTGCGACAGCTGCCGGCTGCGTGCCGCCGGCTTCGCCGCCGCCGGCGCCGCCGATCCCCTCGTTCTTCCGCCGCCGTCATGA